From the genome of Campylobacter magnus, one region includes:
- the ilvC gene encoding ketol-acid reductoisomerase: MAVTVYYDKDCDLSIIKSKKVAMIGFGSQGHAHAENLRDSGVEVVVGLRPNGSSAKKAEAKGFKVLSVAEATKYADVIMILTPDELQSEIFANEIEPNLSEGKAIAFGHGFNVHFGQIKAPKGVDCIMIAPKAPGHTVRSEFVNGGGIPDLIAVAQDATGKAKELALSYASAIGGGRTGIIETTFKDETETDLFGEQAVLCGGLCSLINAGFETLVEAGYEPEMAYFECLHELKLIVDLIYQGGMADMRYSISNTAEYGDYVSGQRVVNETSKAAMKQILKEIQDGTFAKNFILERKAGYVKMNAERAITANSLISKTGDKLRAMMPWIAKGKIVDKDKN, translated from the coding sequence ATGGCTGTTACAGTTTATTACGACAAAGACTGCGATTTGAGCATAATCAAATCAAAAAAAGTAGCAATGATAGGCTTTGGCTCACAAGGTCACGCACACGCTGAAAACTTACGCGATAGCGGCGTAGAAGTTGTTGTTGGACTTCGCCCAAATGGTAGCTCAGCAAAAAAGGCAGAGGCAAAAGGCTTTAAAGTACTAAGCGTAGCAGAGGCTACAAAATACGCTGATGTTATTATGATTTTAACCCCAGATGAGCTTCAAAGCGAGATTTTTGCTAACGAAATCGAACCAAACCTAAGCGAAGGCAAGGCTATTGCTTTTGGTCACGGCTTTAATGTTCATTTTGGTCAAATCAAAGCGCCAAAAGGCGTGGATTGCATCATGATAGCACCAAAAGCCCCAGGTCACACAGTAAGAAGCGAGTTTGTAAATGGTGGCGGAATTCCTGATCTAATCGCTGTTGCCCAAGACGCAACTGGCAAAGCAAAAGAACTCGCTCTAAGCTATGCTAGCGCAATCGGCGGTGGTCGCACAGGTATAATCGAGACTACATTTAAAGACGAGACTGAGACTGATCTATTTGGCGAACAAGCTGTGCTATGTGGTGGTCTATGCTCGCTAATTAACGCTGGCTTTGAGACGCTAGTTGAGGCTGGATATGAGCCTGAGATGGCGTATTTTGAGTGCTTACACGAGCTAAAACTAATCGTAGATCTAATCTACCAAGGCGGTATGGCTGATATGCGCTACTCTATTTCTAATACAGCTGAATACGGCGACTATGTAAGTGGCCAAAGAGTAGTAAATGAAACATCAAAAGCTGCTATGAAACAAATCCTAAAAGAAATTCAAGATGGCACCTTTGCTAAAAACTTCATTTTAGAGCGCAAAGCAGGCTATGTGAAAATGAACGCAGAGCGCGCTATCACAGCCAACTCGCTAATAAGCAAAACAGGCGATAAGCTAAGAGCGATGATGCCGTGGATCGCCAAAGGCAAAATCGTAGATAAAGATAAAAACTAA
- a CDS encoding CinA family protein: MRHILIIVGEEIHINEPFMDYILKRFKEHFTHTPLISYIGNSDKELPFKIENLAKNYDYLTIIANESNFYTISKILCTLSSDSLELKNDTLMPSRTELFVENSFVAEILDAKINLLKACPNKALPVFLLENTTRTENFMLNAVNKDDALSLLASLADSFNVNIFTSQILPELVLVRATNQKFGQIDEFLASVNERLKKHFIKGDNIAEFIVSSLKAKGLNLSFAESCTAGLVAAKLGSIAGASEVFSGSLVTYSNHIKNVWLGVDEAVLETKGAVSSQCVEQMAKGALNMSGADFAIAISGIAGPGGGSREKPVGLVYIAVANDEHCEVRECHFSGDRDYIREQSALRAYSLLLESFWDEIVE, from the coding sequence TTGAGACATATTTTAATCATCGTTGGAGAAGAAATTCACATAAATGAGCCTTTTATGGACTATATTTTAAAGCGTTTTAAAGAGCATTTTACACACACGCCGCTTATTTCTTACATCGGCAATAGCGACAAAGAACTGCCTTTTAAGATAGAAAATTTAGCCAAAAACTATGATTATCTTACCATTATCGCAAATGAAAGCAACTTTTATACAATCTCAAAAATTCTTTGTACTCTAAGTAGCGACTCACTTGAGCTAAAAAACGATACTTTAATGCCAAGCAGAACTGAGCTTTTTGTAGAAAACTCTTTTGTGGCTGAAATCTTAGATGCTAAAATAAATCTCTTAAAAGCTTGTCCTAATAAGGCTTTGCCTGTATTCTTGCTAGAAAATACCACTCGCACAGAAAACTTCATGCTAAATGCTGTAAATAAAGATGACGCTCTTAGCTTGCTAGCCTCTCTTGCTGATAGTTTTAATGTAAATATTTTTACTAGCCAAATCTTGCCTGAGCTTGTTTTGGTGCGTGCGACAAATCAAAAATTTGGTCAAATTGACGAGTTTTTAGCAAGCGTAAATGAACGGCTTAAAAAGCACTTCATAAAAGGCGATAATATAGCAGAATTCATAGTTTCAAGCCTAAAAGCTAAGGGGCTAAATCTAAGCTTTGCTGAGAGTTGCACAGCCGGGCTTGTAGCTGCTAAATTAGGCTCTATAGCTGGCGCTAGCGAGGTGTTTTCAGGCTCTCTTGTAACCTACTCAAATCACATCAAAAATGTCTGGCTAGGCGTGGATGAGGCCGTGCTAGAGACAAAAGGTGCCGTTAGCTCTCAGTGCGTAGAGCAAATGGCAAAAGGGGCTTTAAATATGTCAGGGGCTGATTTTGCTATAGCAATTAGCGGTATTGCTGGACCTGGCGGAGGAAGTAGAGAAAAGCCAGTAGGACTAGTGTATATAGCAGTGGCAAATGACGAGCACTGCGAGGTTAGAGAGTGTCATTTTAGCGGAGATAGAGATTATATAAGAGAACAATCTGCGCTTAGGGCTTACTCACTGCTATTAGAGAGCTTTTGGGATGAGATTGTAGAGTGA
- the gatA gene encoding Asp-tRNA(Asn)/Glu-tRNA(Gln) amidotransferase subunit GatA, protein MISLKEALKLDNNGVVELRKELKEKIKANSHLGAYIEQLTNAELSDEYSGIPIAIKDNIQVKNWSITSCSKILQGYIAPYNATVIEKMLSRGLAPFGRTNMDEFAMGSTTESSFYGKTLNPLDNAYVPGGSSGGSACAVSAGIALAALGSDTGGSIRQPAAFCGCVGFKPSYGRVSRYGLAAYSSSLDQIGPITRSVEDAAILYDIIAGYDERDTTSANVEFTSTADKLDSNKKYKIALVKNYTDEASDEVKNSIYLAANKLKEAGHEISEVSLSSAKYAIAAYYIIATAEASANLSRYDGVRYGRRGEAESLGAMYATTRGEGFGAEVQRRMLLGTFVLSSGYYDAYYIKAQKARAFISKAYESVLDGADALLMPVAPHAAYKFGELKDPLTAYLSDVYTVSVNLAGLPAISVPVTKNADGLNISAQIIGAQWEEQKVLDIAASLERACK, encoded by the coding sequence ATGATAAGTTTAAAAGAAGCTTTAAAGCTTGATAATAATGGTGTTGTAGAGCTTAGAAAAGAACTAAAAGAAAAAATAAAAGCAAACTCTCATTTAGGCGCATATATAGAACAGCTTACAAATGCAGAACTTAGCGATGAATATTCTGGAATTCCCATCGCTATAAAAGATAATATCCAAGTAAAAAACTGGTCAATTACAAGCTGTTCAAAAATACTTCAAGGCTACATCGCCCCATATAACGCTACTGTAATAGAAAAAATGCTTAGTAGAGGTTTAGCACCTTTTGGACGAACAAATATGGACGAGTTTGCTATGGGAAGCACGACTGAATCAAGCTTTTATGGCAAAACCTTAAATCCACTTGATAATGCCTATGTGCCTGGCGGTAGCAGCGGTGGGTCTGCGTGTGCTGTAAGTGCTGGTATTGCTCTAGCTGCGCTTGGTAGTGATACTGGCGGTTCTATCCGCCAGCCAGCAGCGTTTTGTGGTTGCGTGGGATTTAAGCCAAGCTATGGCAGGGTTAGTCGCTATGGGCTAGCAGCCTACTCATCAAGCCTAGATCAAATAGGACCTATTACAAGAAGCGTAGAAGACGCAGCTATTTTATACGATATAATAGCAGGCTATGATGAGCGAGATACTACTAGCGCAAATGTAGAGTTTACGAGCACCGCTGACAAGCTAGATTCAAACAAAAAATACAAAATCGCCCTAGTAAAAAACTACACAGACGAAGCCAGCGATGAGGTAAAAAACTCAATCTACCTAGCTGCTAATAAACTAAAAGAAGCTGGCCACGAAATAAGCGAAGTAAGTCTAAGTAGCGCAAAATACGCAATCGCAGCTTACTACATCATAGCCACCGCTGAGGCTAGCGCAAACCTTAGTCGCTATGATGGCGTAAGATACGGCAGGCGTGGTGAGGCTGAGAGCCTTGGAGCAATGTATGCTACTACAAGAGGCGAGGGCTTTGGTGCTGAGGTTCAAAGGCGTATGCTTCTTGGCACTTTCGTGCTAAGTAGCGGCTACTACGATGCTTATTATATCAAAGCGCAAAAAGCAAGAGCTTTTATTAGCAAGGCTTATGAGAGCGTTTTAGATGGCGCGGATGCTTTGCTAATGCCTGTTGCGCCGCACGCTGCTTATAAGTTTGGCGAGCTAAAAGACCCACTTACTGCTTATCTAAGCGATGTTTATACAGTTAGTGTTAATCTTGCTGGTTTGCCAGCTATCTCTGTGCCAGTTACCAAAAATGCTGATGGATTAAATATTTCAGCGCAGATTATAGGGGCGCAGTGGGAGGAACAAAAGGTGCTAGATATTGCCGCATCACTAGAAAGAGCGTGTAAATAA
- a CDS encoding divergent polysaccharide deacetylase family protein has translation MSPKIKGAGKTASKSKPKNSSRNSSLNSSRNSSLNSKKRSFNITRAFLAVFVLVMLAWLAALMMIKEEPQAKKANLAQNNNTQKIHELLESKKKKSSVLDEQNSSQKISKDNKIANIYEEISDEKLKEFSKKLQEQKEEFIAKTVIEQNISEQNASKEQSTFEKTAEQAPKYSYSANSHSKLKSHKAPNGGPKLAIIMDDISTNAQASELKKLSIKVTPSIFPPEKQHPKTAELAKEFSVYMVHLPLQALNYTNEKANTLRTGDSKEKISQRIKDIKNDFKGVKYINNHTGSGFTSDFKSTLALLDELKNSEIYFIDSLTTNKSTVLDASKKLGLKYAYRDVFLDNEQNVSKILKMINNAVAVAKKDGVAIAICHPYKSTFEALKIAQKDAFKGVEVVYVDKIYEYYK, from the coding sequence TTGAGTCCAAAAATAAAAGGGGCGGGTAAAACCGCCTCAAAATCTAAGCCAAAGAATTCTAGCAGGAATTCTAGTTTAAATTCTAGTAGGAATTCTAGTTTGAATTCTAAAAAAAGATCTTTTAATATAACAAGAGCTTTTTTGGCTGTTTTTGTGCTAGTTATGTTAGCGTGGTTAGCTGCTCTTATGATGATAAAAGAAGAACCACAAGCAAAAAAAGCAAACCTAGCCCAAAATAATAACACACAAAAAATCCACGAACTACTAGAGAGTAAAAAGAAAAAAAGCTCTGTTTTAGACGAGCAAAACAGCAGCCAAAAAATAAGCAAAGACAATAAGATTGCTAATATCTACGAAGAAATCAGCGATGAAAAACTTAAGGAATTCTCTAAAAAACTACAAGAACAAAAAGAAGAGTTTATCGCTAAAACTGTAATAGAGCAAAATATAAGCGAACAAAACGCCAGTAAAGAGCAAAGCACTTTTGAAAAAACAGCCGAGCAAGCACCGAAATACAGCTACAGCGCAAACTCTCACTCCAAGCTAAAATCTCACAAAGCCCCAAACGGGGGACCAAAACTAGCTATCATAATGGATGATATAAGCACAAATGCACAAGCAAGCGAGCTAAAAAAGCTTAGCATAAAAGTAACGCCTAGCATTTTTCCGCCTGAGAAACAGCATCCAAAAACCGCCGAGCTAGCAAAGGAATTTTCTGTTTATATGGTGCATTTGCCCCTGCAGGCTCTAAACTACACAAACGAAAAAGCAAATACTTTGCGCACTGGCGATAGCAAAGAAAAAATCTCCCAGCGCATAAAGGATATAAAAAACGACTTTAAAGGCGTAAAATACATAAATAATCACACCGGCTCAGGCTTTACTAGTGATTTTAAAAGCACGCTAGCATTGCTTGATGAGCTAAAAAATAGTGAAATTTACTTCATTGACAGCCTTACAACAAACAAAAGCACTGTGCTTGATGCTAGCAAGAAACTAGGGCTAAAATATGCTTATAGAGATGTTTTTTTAGATAACGAACAAAATGTAAGCAAAATCCTAAAAATGATAAATAACGCAGTTGCGGTGGCAAAAAAAGATGGCGTGGCAATTGCGATTTGTCATCCTTACAAAAGCACTTTTGAAGCTCTCAAAATCGCACAAAAAGACGCATTTAAGGGCGTTGAAGTAGTGTATGTGGATAAAATCTATGAGTACTACAAATAA
- a CDS encoding DNA-processing protein DprA, translating into MWIKSMSTTNNLEFPNSNLEFQDKNLEFQDENLEFSAKLELKGQIAKKLLRLKKPPKELFFKGDTSLLSCPIVAIVGSRKCSKYTQNLILNLSTTLKKHGVVVISGGAIGADIFAHEGALPRTIGVFANSLDMIYPAQNEGIIKQIYKRGLALSEFASSHAPRSYDFLARNRIVVGLSDAVVIAQADIKSGSMSSANYAKSAGIPLFGLPQRKGESNGTNILIAKGDMKLLDDFESFALSFGAELFVSLSEQKSRKGDEILEFLSANNDFNAAYARFGDKLFEYEIEGLVAIDGAFVRVL; encoded by the coding sequence ATGTGGATAAAATCTATGAGTACTACAAATAATCTAGAATTCCCTAATTCTAATCTAGAATTCCAAGATAAAAATCTAGAATTCCAAGATGAAAATCTAGAATTCTCAGCCAAACTAGAACTAAAGGGGCAAATAGCAAAAAAGCTTTTGCGTCTTAAAAAACCGCCAAAAGAGCTGTTTTTCAAAGGCGATACTAGTCTTTTAAGCTGTCCTATTGTAGCAATTGTAGGCTCTCGCAAATGCTCAAAATACACGCAAAACTTGATTTTAAATCTCTCAACCACGCTTAAAAAGCACGGAGTTGTAGTAATCAGCGGTGGGGCAATAGGCGCTGATATTTTTGCTCACGAAGGCGCCTTACCACGCACTATAGGCGTGTTTGCAAATAGCCTTGATATGATTTATCCAGCCCAAAACGAAGGCATAATAAAGCAGATTTATAAGCGCGGTCTTGCTTTAAGCGAGTTTGCTAGTTCGCATGCGCCAAGAAGCTATGATTTTTTAGCCAGAAACCGCATAGTAGTGGGACTTAGTGATGCTGTAGTAATAGCCCAAGCTGATATAAAATCAGGCTCAATGTCTAGCGCAAACTACGCAAAAAGCGCAGGAATTCCCCTTTTTGGCTTGCCTCAGCGCAAGGGTGAGAGCAATGGGACAAATATACTTATAGCAAAAGGCGATATGAAGCTTTTAGATGATTTTGAGAGCTTTGCGCTGTCTTTTGGCGCTGAGCTTTTTGTGAGTTTAAGTGAGCAAAAGAGCAGAAAGGGTGATGAAATTCTAGAATTCCTTAGCGCAAATAATGATTTTAACGCAGCCTACGCACGCTTTGGCGACAAGCTTTTTGAGTATGAGATTGAAGGGCTTGTAGCAATTGATGGGGCTTTTGTGAGGGTGCTGTGA
- the ruvX gene encoding Holliday junction resolvase RuvX: MIIALDIGLKRIGVAICPDKKTILPSTAILRKNRNQAARDTSQMLKEKNASTLVVGVPLGGASEDEMRRRIEHFCSLLDTDLEPVFVDESFSSVEASKLLAGGYSKSRDGKLDSLSACEILRRYLCLKSI; encoded by the coding sequence GTGATAATCGCTCTTGATATAGGCTTAAAGCGCATTGGCGTTGCTATTTGCCCTGATAAAAAGACTATTTTGCCTAGCACGGCGATTTTGCGAAAAAATCGCAATCAAGCAGCAAGAGATACTAGCCAAATGCTAAAAGAAAAAAACGCAAGCACGCTTGTTGTAGGTGTGCCGCTTGGTGGGGCTAGCGAGGATGAGATGAGACGCAGGATAGAGCATTTTTGCAGCTTACTTGATACGGATTTAGAGCCGGTTTTTGTAGATGAGAGCTTTTCTAGCGTGGAAGCTAGCAAGCTTTTGGCTGGGGGATACTCAAAAAGCCGTGATGGCAAGCTTGATAGCCTCTCAGCTTGCGAAATTTTAAGGCGGTATTTGTGTTTAAAGAGTATTTAA
- a CDS encoding RsmB/NOP family class I SAM-dependent RNA methyltransferase: MFKEYLKELLGSDFESVWASFFAPKKSGFFITDKSAKKRVLEQFKGAKELFDNFYIYDNKSALSHSEFFSAGQIYIQNPSSYLATLFLELCMGDEFCDMCASPGGKSIALFSRFAGISGAAIEYDKSRFFTLKQNLEKYGLKGIRAYNKDARSIAKTCANRFDKIMLDAPCSSYSHFNEMFSEKSPKELKAIAKLQKGLLNAALYALKDGAEMIYSTCTFFSAENEEVIENALNSRFKLEILPLDFEQFFSSQNAAPKILPRKYGALILPDELYSGFYICKLRKVCQKEQN; encoded by the coding sequence GTGTTTAAAGAGTATTTAAAAGAGCTTTTAGGCAGCGATTTTGAGAGTGTTTGGGCTAGTTTTTTTGCGCCAAAAAAATCTGGCTTTTTTATCACTGACAAAAGCGCAAAAAAGCGAGTGTTAGAGCAATTTAAGGGCGCAAAAGAGCTGTTTGATAACTTTTATATTTATGATAATAAAAGCGCACTTAGTCATAGTGAGTTTTTTAGCGCAGGGCAAATATATATCCAAAATCCTAGCTCGTATCTTGCTACCTTGTTTTTAGAGCTTTGCATGGGTGATGAGTTTTGCGATATGTGTGCAAGCCCAGGCGGTAAGAGCATAGCACTTTTTAGCCGCTTTGCTGGCATTAGCGGGGCTGCTATAGAGTATGATAAAAGCCGCTTTTTTACCCTCAAGCAAAACCTAGAAAAATACGGACTAAAAGGCATTAGAGCCTATAATAAAGATGCGCGCAGCATTGCAAAAACCTGCGCAAATCGCTTTGATAAAATCATGCTTGATGCGCCTTGTTCGTCATATTCGCACTTTAATGAGATGTTTAGCGAAAAATCTCCAAAAGAGCTAAAAGCCATAGCAAAACTTCAAAAAGGGCTTTTAAACGCAGCACTATACGCTTTAAAAGACGGCGCAGAGATGATTTATAGCACTTGTACCTTTTTTAGCGCTGAAAATGAAGAAGTGATAGAAAATGCGCTGAACTCACGCTTTAAGCTAGAGATTTTGCCACTAGATTTTGAGCAGTTTTTTAGCAGCCAAAATGCTGCCCCAAAAATTCTGCCACGAAAATACGGCGCGCTTATTTTGCCAGATGAGCTTTATAGTGGATTTTATATTTGTAAGCTAAGAAAAGTTTGCCAAAAAGAGCAAAATTAA
- the ileS gene encoding isoleucine--tRNA ligase, which yields MDYKDTLLLPNTDFAMRASLPENEPKRFAKWQKEGAYAKMKANRKNASASFCLHDGPPYANGHIHIGHALNKILKDIIIKTHYFSGESVRYTPGWDCHGLPIEQQVENKLGEKKKTASKAEIREHCRAWASEFINIQRDEFKALGVIADWDEPYLTMKYAFEADIYKALCAVAKKGLLIERSKPVFWSWAARSALAEAEVEYEEKEDYSIFVAFALSPEAEQKIDAKGARAVIWTTTPWTLVANQGISLNPNETYVLTAENLIFAKPLIESVVAQGLSKGEIIKEFKSTELEGLYAINPLNGRKSLFMLGEHVLMDGGSGLVHTAPGHGEDDYFVSLKYNVEVIMPVDEGGCYDETLRLKELLPKDLLDEFIGMHIFKANDRIVELLGEFALKVSKFTHSYPFCWRTHKPVIYRATKQWFISMDSPKLSGGRSLRQVALSDLENVEFIPAAGIKRISSMIENRPDWCISRQRDWGVPIAFFRHKGSKEPIFDEGVLEHIASIFEQNGCDAWWELEISELLPKNSKYKADELEKVYDILDVWFDSGSTWNAVLKSGNYDAGGFKADMYLEGSDQHRGWFQSSLLLSCAINECAPFKSVLTHGFTVDGKGEKMSKSKGNVVAPDAVAKEFGVEILRMWVALSDYTDDLKISPDILKQTAEQYRKIRNTIRFLLANTNDLKEIKTDNFTFIDKWILSRASETFSAVTKCFKSYDFSKGFNILLGFLSGDLSGIYLDICKDRLYCDSKNSARRISAQSAMSLIAKALLSLVAPTLTYTVDEALSSAPSAIKGDWSDVFSISEFKLDFDFGIDASFLLASRELFNESIDKLKKDKIIKSTLELELVTDSRRILALCDEFGDDISDFYGVSAVVAKESGEVLCKFACDEANFSTQKASAFKCPRCWKLNASKTDALCPRCEAVMENK from the coding sequence ATGGACTACAAAGATACATTATTATTGCCAAATACTGATTTTGCCATGCGTGCTAGCTTGCCTGAAAACGAGCCAAAGCGTTTTGCAAAGTGGCAAAAAGAAGGCGCTTATGCTAAAATGAAAGCAAACCGCAAGAATGCTAGTGCAAGCTTTTGTTTACACGATGGCCCTCCGTATGCAAACGGACACATTCACATCGGCCACGCACTAAATAAAATTCTAAAAGATATAATCATAAAAACGCATTATTTTAGCGGTGAGAGCGTGCGATACACGCCAGGTTGGGACTGCCACGGCTTGCCTATTGAACAGCAAGTTGAAAACAAGCTAGGCGAAAAGAAAAAAACCGCCTCAAAAGCTGAAATTAGAGAGCATTGTAGGGCTTGGGCTAGCGAGTTTATAAATATACAAAGAGATGAGTTTAAAGCCCTTGGCGTCATAGCTGATTGGGATGAGCCGTATCTTACGATGAAATACGCCTTTGAGGCTGATATTTACAAAGCTCTTTGTGCGGTGGCAAAAAAGGGGCTTTTAATAGAGCGTTCTAAGCCTGTGTTTTGGAGCTGGGCAGCACGCTCAGCCCTAGCTGAGGCCGAGGTAGAATATGAAGAAAAAGAAGACTACAGCATTTTCGTAGCCTTTGCCCTAAGCCCTGAGGCAGAGCAAAAAATAGACGCCAAAGGCGCAAGGGCTGTAATATGGACTACGACGCCTTGGACTTTGGTAGCAAATCAAGGCATAAGCCTAAATCCAAATGAAACCTACGTGCTAACTGCTGAAAATCTAATCTTTGCTAAGCCTTTAATAGAAAGCGTAGTAGCGCAGGGGCTAAGCAAGGGCGAGATTATAAAAGAGTTTAAAAGTACAGAGCTAGAAGGATTATACGCTATAAATCCGCTAAATGGTAGAAAATCGCTATTTATGCTTGGAGAGCATGTTTTAATGGATGGTGGCTCAGGTCTAGTTCATACAGCACCAGGACATGGAGAGGATGATTATTTCGTAAGTCTTAAATACAATGTAGAGGTTATAATGCCTGTTGATGAGGGCGGCTGCTATGATGAGACTTTAAGGCTTAAAGAGCTTTTGCCAAAAGACTTGCTTGATGAGTTTATAGGCATGCATATTTTTAAGGCAAATGACCGCATCGTAGAGCTTTTAGGCGAGTTTGCTCTAAAAGTTAGCAAGTTTACACACAGCTATCCATTTTGCTGGAGAACGCATAAGCCTGTGATTTATAGAGCGACAAAGCAATGGTTTATCTCAATGGATAGCCCAAAACTAAGTGGCGGACGCTCTTTAAGACAAGTTGCTTTAAGTGATCTTGAAAATGTAGAGTTTATCCCAGCTGCGGGCATAAAGCGCATTAGCTCAATGATAGAAAATCGTCCTGATTGGTGTATTTCACGCCAAAGAGACTGGGGCGTGCCGATTGCGTTTTTTAGGCACAAGGGTAGTAAAGAGCCGATTTTTGATGAGGGAGTGCTAGAGCATATTGCTAGCATTTTTGAGCAAAATGGCTGCGATGCGTGGTGGGAGCTAGAAATTAGCGAGCTTTTGCCAAAAAATAGTAAATACAAAGCAGATGAGCTAGAAAAAGTCTATGATATACTTGATGTGTGGTTTGATAGTGGCTCAACATGGAATGCTGTGCTAAAAAGCGGTAACTACGATGCAGGCGGTTTTAAAGCTGATATGTATTTAGAAGGCTCTGACCAGCACAGAGGGTGGTTTCAAAGCTCGCTTTTGCTAAGCTGTGCGATAAATGAGTGTGCTCCGTTTAAATCAGTGCTAACTCATGGCTTTACAGTAGATGGCAAGGGCGAAAAAATGAGTAAAAGCAAGGGCAATGTCGTTGCCCCTGATGCTGTGGCAAAGGAATTCGGTGTAGAAATTCTGCGCATGTGGGTAGCACTAAGTGATTATACAGATGATCTAAAAATCAGCCCTGATATCCTAAAACAAACTGCTGAGCAATACCGAAAAATTCGTAATACAATTCGCTTTTTGCTAGCAAATACAAATGATTTAAAAGAGATAAAAACTGATAATTTCACTTTTATTGATAAGTGGATTTTAAGCCGAGCTAGCGAGACTTTTAGCGCAGTGACTAAATGCTTTAAAAGCTATGATTTTTCAAAAGGCTTTAATATCTTATTAGGCTTTTTAAGTGGGGATTTGAGCGGAATTTATCTTGATATTTGTAAAGACCGCCTTTACTGCGATAGTAAAAACTCAGCTCGTAGAATTTCAGCCCAGTCAGCCATGAGTCTTATAGCAAAGGCGCTTTTAAGCCTTGTAGCACCTACGCTTACTTACACAGTAGATGAGGCTTTAAGCTCAGCCCCAAGTGCGATAAAAGGGGATTGGAGCGATGTATTTAGCATAAGTGAGTTTAAGCTTGATTTTGATTTTGGCATTGATGCAAGCTTTTTGCTAGCTAGCAGAGAGCTATTTAACGAAAGCATTGATAAACTAAAAAAAGATAAAATCATAAAAAGCACCTTAGAACTTGAACTTGTTACTGATAGCAGAAGAATTCTAGCTCTTTGTGATGAATTTGGCGATGATATTAGTGATTTTTATGGTGTTAGTGCTGTAGTAGCAAAAGAGAGCGGTGAGGTGCTTTGTAAGTTTGCTTGCGACGAGGCAAACTTTAGCACACAAAAAGCAAGTGCTTTCAAATGTCCTCGCTGCTGGAAGCTTAATGCCAGCAAAACTGATGCTCTCTGCCCTCGCTGCGAGGCTGTAATGGAGAACAAATGA